A single Candidatus Thalassolituus haligoni DNA region contains:
- a CDS encoding helix-turn-helix domain-containing protein: MRYFVACFVSNFATFYIVSIIETMKPSSYSPHYDKLRAWMKQKREESGLSLRAVSEELGRHHSVIGKMEQDRRKIELLEFVEYCRVIGADPHEGLDVMLSKIR; the protein is encoded by the coding sequence ATGAGGTATTTTGTCGCGTGTTTTGTCTCGAATTTCGCGACATTCTACATTGTCTCTATCATCGAGACAATGAAACCGTCCTCCTACTCACCTCATTACGATAAACTGCGCGCTTGGATGAAGCAAAAGCGTGAGGAGAGCGGTTTGTCCTTAAGAGCGGTCTCCGAGGAATTAGGCCGTCATCATTCTGTGATCGGGAAGATGGAGCAGGATCGCCGCAAGATCGAGCTTTTAGAATTTGTAGAGTACTGTCGTGTCATCGGTGCCGATCCCCATGAAGGACTTGACGTAATGCTCTCAAAAATCCGCTGA
- a CDS encoding TolC family protein, whose translation MIGNSQYKIRPLCVALALVWSGISVDLHAEQYSLLEAIEKAQTQDPWLDGSRFREESLESLSISAGTLPDPTVSLGIANLPIDSFDFAQEGMTQFKVGVSQMFPRGKTLALRQEKLEKMSQMQPLVREDRRAQVSVTVAQLWLEVYRSQKTIALIEQDRSLFEHLVDVAQSSYTTASGRTRQQDLIRAQLELTRLEDRLTVLRQRRESQLAQLGEWLADSSYELDIEMPSNLGAGHLNDPLINEIETDIRTQKLAQILMAHPKIRSVDQKISAEESGVKLAKQSYKPQWGINASYGYRDADPMGNDRADFFSVGVSLDVPLFTGKRQDKQVQAAVAEREAIKTERTLVLRQLRSGFEAAESQYRRLLDRRELYRSRLLIEMSEQAEASLTAYTHDDGDFAEVVRARIAELNARIEALNVEVDIHKIVAQLNYFLNPSHNKNSAVLTDVSSASGELIDHE comes from the coding sequence ATGATCGGCAATTCACAATACAAAATACGCCCTTTGTGCGTGGCGCTCGCGCTAGTTTGGAGCGGCATTTCAGTCGATTTGCATGCTGAGCAATACAGTTTGCTGGAGGCCATCGAAAAAGCACAAACACAGGACCCATGGCTCGATGGGAGCCGGTTTCGTGAGGAAAGCTTAGAGTCTTTGAGTATTAGTGCGGGCACACTTCCCGATCCGACGGTCAGTCTCGGGATTGCTAATTTACCTATCGATAGCTTCGATTTTGCACAGGAAGGAATGACGCAGTTTAAGGTGGGTGTTAGCCAAATGTTTCCGCGGGGCAAGACACTGGCCCTGCGCCAGGAAAAGTTAGAAAAAATGAGCCAAATGCAGCCGCTTGTTCGGGAGGATAGAAGGGCACAAGTGTCGGTGACAGTGGCTCAGCTTTGGCTGGAGGTGTATCGCAGTCAAAAGACCATCGCATTAATAGAGCAAGATCGAAGCTTGTTCGAGCATCTTGTCGATGTGGCGCAGTCAAGTTACACCACGGCATCTGGACGAACTCGGCAGCAAGATCTGATTCGGGCGCAGCTTGAATTGACCCGTTTGGAAGACCGTTTGACGGTGCTGCGACAGCGACGGGAATCGCAATTGGCACAATTGGGGGAGTGGTTGGCAGATTCCAGCTATGAACTGGATATCGAAATGCCGAGCAATTTGGGAGCTGGACATCTCAACGATCCCCTGATTAATGAAATTGAGACAGACATAAGGACTCAGAAACTCGCACAAATATTGATGGCACACCCAAAGATTCGAAGTGTTGACCAGAAAATCAGCGCCGAAGAATCGGGAGTGAAACTGGCGAAGCAAAGCTATAAGCCACAATGGGGAATCAATGCTAGCTATGGGTATCGTGATGCCGATCCAATGGGTAATGATCGAGCCGATTTTTTCTCTGTTGGGGTGAGTTTGGATGTACCGCTATTCACCGGTAAGCGTCAAGACAAACAAGTGCAAGCGGCAGTCGCAGAGCGCGAAGCTATTAAAACCGAACGTACCTTGGTGCTACGTCAATTGCGTTCAGGCTTTGAAGCGGCCGAAAGTCAGTACCGCCGCTTACTCGATCGACGAGAACTCTACCGCTCACGGCTTTTGATTGAAATGTCTGAGCAGGCGGAGGCCTCATTGACAGCCTACACCCACGACGACGGTGATTTTGCCGAAGTGGTTCGTGCACGTATTGCTGAACTCAACGCGCGTATTGAGGCACTGAATGTCGAGGTCGACATTCACAAAATCGTTGCGCAGCTGAACTACTTCCTGAATCCCTCCCACAACAAAAATAGCGCAGTACTGACCGATGTGTCCAGTGCTTCTGGAGAGCTAATTGACCATGAATAA
- a CDS encoding efflux RND transporter permease subunit → MIESIIRWSVGNRFFVLLATFILVGVGLFSLKQTPVDAIPDLSDVQVIIKTSYPGQAPQVVEDQVTYPLTTAMLSVPGAVTVRGYSFFGDSFVYIIFDEKTDLYWARSRVLEYLSQVAPSLPPAAKPQLGPDATGVGWVYIYSLIDRTGKHDLSQLRSLQDWFLKYELQTVPGVSEVAAIGGMVKQYQVTVNPEKLRAFDIPLSHIQMAIKRANQEVGASVVEMAEAEYMVRATGYIQSEEDLRNIPLGVNENGTPLLLKDVADIGIGPQMRRGIAELNGEGETVGGVVVMRFGENAQTTIDGVKAKLEQLKQGLPEGVEIVTVYDRSGLIDRAVENLWHKLLEEFVVVALVCMVFLFHIRSSLVAIFSLPVGILTAFMIMHAQGINANIMSLGGIAIAIGAMIDGAIVMIENMHKHMEKTPLTNENRWQIVAESASEVGPALFFSLLIITVSFVPVFTLEAQEGRMFSPLAFTKTYAMAASAALAITLVPVLMGYFIRGRVLPEHKNPINRFLTAVYMPVLKKVLTFPKMTLVIAVLLLSTVMWPLGKIGSEFIPPLDEGDLMYMPTTYPGISIGKARELLQQTDKLIASVPEVKTVFGKIGRADSATDPAPLTMIETFIQLKPQSEWRDGVTTESLKKELDALVKLPGVTNAWVMPIKTRIDMLATGIKTPVGIKIAGPNLSVIQDIGKQLEVILKDVEGTASVYSERVAGGRYLNVDIDRAKAARYGLNIADVQEVIASAIGGMNVTQTVEGLERYPVNIRYPQSYRDSPQQLALLPIVTARGERIALGDVADVIIADGPPGIKSENARINGWTFVDIDGIDVGTYVVNAQKIVAEQLDLPAGYSVGWSGQFEYMERAKEKLNYVIPLTLAIIAILLFINFRSFIEVAILMGTLPFALIGSIWLMYWQNFNFSIAVGVGFIALAGVAVEISVIMLVYLNQAWLRAKEQSGKETLSLDELRQAVTDGAGLRVRPVMMTAAAVIVGLLPILYGSGTGSEVMSRIAAPMVGGMVSAVFLTLLVLPAVYFMWKKRVS, encoded by the coding sequence ATGATTGAATCCATTATTCGTTGGTCTGTGGGCAACCGTTTTTTTGTGCTACTCGCTACATTTATTCTTGTCGGTGTTGGACTGTTTTCCTTGAAGCAAACACCGGTGGATGCAATTCCGGATTTAAGTGACGTCCAAGTTATTATTAAAACGTCTTACCCCGGACAAGCACCACAGGTGGTCGAAGATCAAGTGACTTATCCACTGACGACAGCCATGTTGTCAGTGCCTGGCGCGGTTACTGTGCGTGGTTATTCCTTTTTTGGCGACTCATTCGTTTACATCATTTTCGATGAAAAAACGGACCTCTATTGGGCGAGAAGTCGTGTATTGGAATATTTAAGTCAAGTCGCTCCGTCTTTACCTCCTGCCGCTAAGCCACAATTAGGGCCGGATGCAACGGGTGTGGGCTGGGTGTACATTTATTCGCTGATTGATAGAACAGGCAAACATGACCTCAGCCAGTTGCGCAGCTTGCAAGATTGGTTTTTAAAATATGAATTGCAAACCGTGCCAGGCGTATCTGAAGTTGCTGCTATTGGCGGAATGGTTAAGCAATACCAAGTGACCGTGAACCCAGAAAAGCTGCGCGCGTTTGATATTCCACTATCGCATATTCAAATGGCCATTAAGCGCGCGAATCAGGAAGTAGGGGCTTCTGTAGTAGAAATGGCCGAAGCCGAATATATGGTTCGGGCGACCGGCTATATTCAGAGTGAAGAGGACCTTAGGAATATCCCGCTGGGTGTTAATGAAAACGGTACGCCTTTGCTATTAAAAGATGTTGCGGATATCGGTATCGGCCCACAAATGCGTCGCGGAATTGCCGAGCTCAACGGCGAAGGTGAAACCGTTGGCGGAGTTGTGGTGATGCGCTTTGGCGAAAATGCTCAAACAACCATCGATGGCGTCAAGGCAAAGTTGGAGCAATTAAAACAAGGTCTGCCAGAAGGGGTGGAAATTGTCACCGTATATGATCGTTCGGGATTGATTGATCGTGCAGTGGAAAATCTATGGCACAAGTTACTTGAAGAATTTGTGGTTGTGGCGTTGGTCTGCATGGTGTTTTTGTTTCATATTCGCTCATCTTTAGTGGCTATTTTCAGTTTGCCCGTCGGCATACTAACAGCATTTATGATCATGCACGCGCAAGGCATAAACGCCAACATTATGTCCCTAGGAGGTATCGCGATTGCGATTGGAGCGATGATCGATGGTGCTATCGTCATGATTGAAAATATGCACAAACATATGGAAAAAACACCACTGACAAACGAAAACCGCTGGCAAATTGTGGCTGAATCCGCGTCAGAAGTCGGGCCCGCTTTATTTTTTAGTTTGCTCATTATTACGGTGAGTTTTGTCCCAGTGTTTACGCTGGAGGCCCAAGAAGGTCGGATGTTTAGTCCGCTGGCATTTACCAAGACTTATGCCATGGCGGCGTCGGCTGCACTCGCAATCACTTTGGTCCCTGTTCTCATGGGCTACTTTATTCGGGGTCGAGTATTGCCCGAACATAAGAACCCGATAAACCGTTTTCTTACGGCCGTCTATATGCCGGTACTGAAAAAGGTGCTCACTTTTCCGAAAATGACGCTGGTTATCGCTGTATTGCTCCTTTCTACAGTGATGTGGCCGCTCGGAAAGATCGGCAGTGAATTTATCCCGCCATTGGATGAGGGGGATTTGATGTACATGCCCACCACTTACCCCGGTATTTCAATTGGTAAAGCCCGAGAGCTGTTGCAGCAAACCGACAAATTAATCGCGAGCGTGCCGGAAGTTAAAACTGTATTTGGGAAAATAGGGCGAGCAGATTCCGCTACTGATCCCGCTCCACTAACGATGATTGAAACGTTCATACAACTAAAGCCACAAAGTGAATGGCGCGACGGGGTTACTACCGAATCGTTGAAAAAGGAACTTGATGCTCTAGTAAAACTACCCGGTGTTACAAACGCTTGGGTAATGCCCATTAAAACCCGCATTGACATGCTGGCAACCGGGATTAAAACCCCCGTGGGGATAAAAATCGCCGGTCCGAATTTATCGGTTATCCAAGATATCGGCAAGCAGTTAGAGGTGATACTCAAAGATGTAGAAGGCACAGCGTCGGTGTACTCTGAGCGTGTTGCTGGCGGACGATATCTTAATGTGGATATTGATCGCGCTAAAGCGGCTCGTTATGGTTTGAATATCGCTGATGTGCAAGAAGTTATTGCATCCGCTATTGGTGGAATGAACGTTACCCAAACGGTAGAAGGGCTTGAACGCTATCCAGTCAATATACGGTACCCCCAGTCCTATCGGGATTCTCCACAGCAACTTGCTTTGCTTCCTATTGTCACCGCCCGAGGTGAGAGGATTGCCTTGGGTGATGTTGCTGATGTCATCATTGCCGACGGACCTCCAGGAATTAAAAGTGAAAATGCCCGGATCAATGGGTGGACATTCGTTGATATTGACGGCATCGATGTCGGCACTTACGTGGTAAATGCACAAAAAATCGTAGCAGAACAACTTGATTTGCCAGCGGGGTATTCAGTGGGTTGGTCGGGTCAATTTGAATATATGGAAAGAGCCAAAGAAAAATTAAATTACGTTATTCCTTTGACGTTGGCCATTATTGCCATTTTGCTGTTTATAAACTTCCGAAGTTTTATTGAGGTCGCAATTTTAATGGGCACCTTACCCTTTGCATTGATTGGCAGTATTTGGCTTATGTACTGGCAAAACTTCAACTTTTCTATCGCGGTAGGTGTGGGTTTTATTGCACTGGCAGGTGTAGCCGTAGAAATAAGCGTAATCATGTTGGTGTACCTCAATCAAGCTTGGCTTCGTGCTAAAGAACAGTCAGGTAAAGAGACTTTGTCCTTAGATGAGCTGCGTCAGGCTGTTACCGATGGAGCAGGACTTCGTGTTCGACCGGTAATGATGACTGCAGCGGCTGTGATTGTAGGCTTGCTCCCAATTTTATATGGGAGCGGCACAGGTTCAGAAGTAATGAGCCGTATTGCAGCACCGATGGTCGGCGGTATGGTGAGCGCTGTATTTTTAACACTACTAGTTTTGCCCGCAGTTTATTTTATGTGGAAAAAACGTGTCTCGTAA
- a CDS encoding DEAD/DEAH box helicase, whose translation MAQAIKDGVCRTPRITGIDNEKISVKCEGKEDVYRSINDLLKSSHCTYQQLLENRTLIQYLIELSQKSLSSIRKSNPNAGGLIVAASVEHAMLIATILENICGEIPAIVTYMHEDSQQAIQQFRNANTKWIVSVGMISEGTDIPRLQVCCHLTRVKTELYFRQVLGRILRVQNNAHEDALLLMPAEPKLMEFAHRIAEDIPSSTAVSIKMMEESIAPDSTAEEGFTAVPQDTTEHIENLSDLTSLALGDPDDGNTPLPFTSLAEAYETTLGLFGRFKKRMVSFSPVAG comes from the coding sequence TTGGCGCAAGCAATCAAGGATGGCGTGTGCCGCACTCCTAGAATTACCGGCATTGACAATGAAAAAATTTCCGTGAAATGCGAAGGCAAGGAGGATGTGTATCGTTCGATTAATGATCTCCTAAAGAGCTCGCATTGCACCTACCAGCAACTTCTTGAAAACAGAACGCTCATTCAATACTTAATAGAACTTAGTCAGAAAAGCCTAAGCTCAATTAGGAAGTCCAATCCCAACGCGGGTGGACTTATTGTGGCGGCTTCAGTAGAGCATGCCATGCTCATCGCTACAATTTTAGAAAACATCTGTGGAGAGATTCCGGCCATAGTTACCTACATGCATGAAGACTCCCAGCAGGCAATTCAACAATTTCGTAATGCGAACACCAAATGGATTGTTTCGGTAGGAATGATTAGCGAAGGGACTGATATTCCGCGTTTACAGGTGTGCTGTCACCTTACTAGAGTCAAGACGGAATTGTATTTTCGACAAGTTCTGGGGAGAATTTTGAGAGTGCAAAATAATGCACATGAAGACGCACTGCTCCTCATGCCCGCCGAACCTAAATTAATGGAATTTGCGCACCGTATCGCCGAGGATATCCCATCGTCCACTGCGGTCTCGATAAAGATGATGGAGGAGAGCATAGCGCCGGACTCCACTGCAGAAGAAGGTTTTACTGCAGTCCCGCAAGACACCACGGAACATATTGAAAACTTGTCTGATCTAACATCTTTAGCGCTAGGTGACCCAGACGATGGCAATACTCCTCTTCCCTTTACCAGCTTGGCAGAAGCCTACGAAACTACCCTTGGGCTATTTGGACGATTCAAAAAACGCATGGTCAGCTTTTCGCCGGTTGCCGGATGA
- a CDS encoding efflux RND transporter periplasmic adaptor subunit, whose amino-acid sequence MNNSKKLTPISIAAAIGGLVAGIVLTLIFAGGGETNSGKSASTEKQPLYWVAPMDPNYRRDKPGKSPMGMDLIPVYEGGEKANDEGPGTISISPDVINNLGVRTGLVERKPLHSEIVTVGYVKYDEDQLVHIHPRVSGWVEKLYVKAAGDRVDLGAPLYALYSPELVNAQEELMLALNRKNSRLVQASEDRLKALQIPPAFIQQLKRTLAIQQTVTFYAPQKGVVDNLNIREGFFVQPGTTMLSIGALDQVWVEAEIFERQASLVSVGDPVTMTLDYLPGKTWTGRVDYIYPTLDSKTRTVRLRLRFDNPDEALKPNMFAQVSVHADSSEPLLVIPREALIRTGSQDRVVLALGEGSFKSVAVKVGRQDQSIAEILDGLKEGEKVVTSAQFLLDSESSKTSDFKRMHHGDDKPSSVWVPGEIQSLMLNHRMVTVTHEAIDAWEWPVMTMDFQVNPKVDIEALSPGTRLHMEITKLDSGQYEITGTHIMSSASEKDDASKAADHSTKGHSQMNHTEMNDGQMNETKATSSQTDNGEIDHSQMDHSQMDHSNMDQDNMNHGGQ is encoded by the coding sequence ATGAATAACTCAAAAAAACTCACTCCCATTTCTATCGCGGCAGCAATTGGAGGCCTCGTCGCAGGTATTGTACTTACGTTGATATTTGCAGGAGGAGGAGAAACCAATAGCGGGAAATCCGCCTCAACGGAAAAACAACCACTGTATTGGGTGGCCCCAATGGACCCCAATTACCGCCGAGATAAACCTGGTAAATCGCCCATGGGCATGGACCTAATTCCCGTCTACGAAGGTGGTGAAAAGGCGAATGACGAAGGGCCCGGTACGATCAGCATTTCACCTGATGTCATCAATAATCTCGGTGTGCGGACTGGGCTGGTCGAGCGCAAGCCTCTGCACAGTGAAATCGTCACAGTAGGGTACGTCAAGTATGACGAAGATCAGCTGGTTCATATTCATCCTCGCGTTTCCGGTTGGGTTGAGAAGCTTTACGTGAAAGCGGCGGGGGACCGAGTCGACTTGGGTGCGCCACTGTATGCACTTTACTCTCCTGAATTGGTGAATGCGCAAGAGGAGTTAATGCTCGCCTTAAACCGTAAAAATTCGCGTTTAGTTCAGGCCTCAGAAGATCGTTTGAAAGCCTTACAAATACCGCCGGCGTTTATTCAGCAACTTAAGCGTACTCTCGCGATTCAACAAACAGTAACTTTCTATGCACCACAAAAAGGGGTAGTTGATAACCTTAATATCCGAGAAGGTTTTTTTGTTCAGCCGGGCACGACCATGCTGAGCATTGGAGCGCTCGACCAAGTGTGGGTTGAGGCGGAAATTTTCGAGCGTCAAGCCTCGCTTGTGAGTGTCGGCGACCCCGTCACGATGACCCTGGATTATCTACCGGGTAAGACCTGGACAGGACGCGTCGATTATATATACCCAACACTAGACAGTAAGACCCGCACAGTGAGATTGCGCCTGCGTTTCGACAATCCAGATGAAGCGCTTAAACCGAATATGTTTGCCCAAGTTTCGGTGCATGCAGATAGCTCCGAGCCGCTGTTGGTCATTCCTCGTGAAGCGCTGATACGTACTGGGAGCCAGGATCGCGTCGTACTCGCACTTGGAGAAGGCAGTTTTAAATCGGTTGCCGTGAAGGTCGGTCGGCAGGACCAATCCATTGCTGAAATACTCGATGGCCTTAAAGAAGGTGAAAAAGTCGTGACGTCGGCGCAGTTTCTCTTAGATTCTGAATCCAGCAAAACCTCGGATTTCAAACGTATGCATCATGGCGATGACAAGCCAAGTTCGGTGTGGGTCCCAGGCGAAATCCAAAGTCTTATGCTCAATCATCGAATGGTTACAGTCACCCACGAAGCCATTGATGCCTGGGAGTGGCCAGTTATGACCATGGATTTTCAGGTGAATCCTAAAGTGGATATCGAGGCTTTATCCCCTGGAACACGTTTACATATGGAAATTACCAAGTTGGACAGTGGTCAGTACGAAATAACGGGAACACATATTATGTCTTCTGCATCCGAAAAGGATGATGCTTCGAAAGCAGCCGATCACTCCACGAAGGGTCACAGTCAAATGAATCATACGGAAATGAACGATGGTCAAATGAATGAAACAAAGGCAACTAGCAGTCAAACGGATAATGGCGAGATTGATCATTCTCAAATGGACCATAGTCAGATGGATCACTCCAACATGGACCAAGACAACATGAACCACGGAGGGCAATAG
- a CDS encoding APC family permease: MSQETERSSHYKSNSLSLWGTVMLGTGVMIGAGIFALTGQIAEMTGPLFPLAFLAAAIVVSFSAYSYIKISSAYPSAGGIGMYLHKAYGHSLPTAFNALLMYFSMVIAQSFLARTFGSYSMQLFGGDQDGYMVSLLGAGLIIFAFIVNLLGNQLIQSIASFIGVLKISGIIIFGLIGVWVADSINVDFASQSEAGGSIGNFLGATALGILAFKGFTTITNSGSEVKDPKKNIGKAIIISISACVVIYLLVGFAVSSNLSLDEIIETQNYSLAAAAKPALGDIGVWFTVAIAIMATTGGIVASIFAVSRMLAMLTEMKLVPHSHFGMSGRIQKHTLVYTVVLGLILTIFFDLTRIAALGIVFYLIMDIAIQWGVLRHLREDLKANAVIPSISIFLNLVVLGGFVWVKINSDAFVIIISILTMTAILITEWAFLKYGKSNKNEHAHH; encoded by the coding sequence ATGTCTCAAGAAACTGAACGATCAAGTCATTATAAATCGAATAGTTTGTCTTTATGGGGCACTGTAATGCTAGGCACAGGCGTCATGATCGGCGCGGGTATTTTTGCGCTTACCGGTCAGATCGCCGAGATGACCGGCCCACTTTTTCCGTTGGCCTTTCTGGCTGCAGCAATTGTTGTGTCTTTTAGCGCCTATTCCTACATTAAGATATCGTCTGCTTACCCCTCCGCTGGAGGCATAGGCATGTATCTTCATAAAGCTTATGGTCACAGTTTGCCCACGGCCTTCAACGCACTATTAATGTACTTTTCAATGGTGATTGCTCAAAGTTTTCTCGCACGAACATTCGGTTCATATAGCATGCAATTGTTCGGAGGAGATCAAGACGGTTACATGGTTTCACTTCTTGGCGCAGGTCTTATTATTTTTGCTTTTATTGTCAACCTGTTAGGCAATCAACTAATTCAGAGTATTGCTTCGTTTATTGGCGTTCTCAAGATCTCTGGCATCATAATATTTGGTTTGATCGGCGTGTGGGTTGCAGACTCAATTAACGTTGACTTCGCCAGTCAATCTGAAGCGGGAGGTAGCATCGGCAATTTTCTTGGCGCTACGGCACTCGGCATCCTTGCATTTAAAGGGTTTACCACTATTACAAATAGTGGATCGGAAGTTAAAGACCCCAAAAAAAATATCGGCAAGGCGATAATTATTTCCATTTCTGCTTGCGTGGTCATTTACTTATTAGTGGGGTTCGCAGTTTCCAGCAATCTATCACTTGATGAAATCATCGAGACCCAGAACTACTCTTTGGCCGCAGCAGCCAAGCCAGCACTCGGCGACATTGGCGTTTGGTTCACCGTTGCGATCGCGATCATGGCAACAACCGGTGGCATCGTTGCAAGTATTTTTGCGGTGTCACGTATGCTCGCGATGCTAACGGAAATGAAACTTGTACCTCATAGCCATTTTGGCATGTCAGGTAGGATTCAAAAGCATACGCTTGTTTACACCGTTGTGTTGGGTTTAATTCTCACAATATTCTTTGACCTCACGCGCATTGCTGCTTTAGGCATCGTTTTTTACTTGATTATGGATATCGCTATTCAATGGGGTGTTCTACGTCACTTGCGTGAAGACTTAAAGGCAAATGCAGTGATACCCAGCATTTCTATTTTTTTAAATTTGGTGGTTTTGGGTGGATTCGTTTGGGTAAAAATAAATTCTGATGCTTTCGTTATCATCATTTCAATACTAACAATGACGGCTATTTTGATCACTGAATGGGCTTTTCTCAAGTATGGAAAAAGCAATAAAAATGAGCATGCGCATCATTAA
- a CDS encoding DEAD/DEAH box helicase, giving the protein MKLRRWQREAVSRCLSRHRNGQAHFLCLATPGAGKTFMASTVAKKLLNSGEIDLVFCFSPSINVSSSFQATLEGVLGYRLDGLLGAKGHVLTYQSMLNLDQTFWSLLTSHRTLVIFDEIHHCAGDHLGNANAWGQKIIQHIQGNATYSLALTGTPWRSDRIPIALTS; this is encoded by the coding sequence ATGAAGTTAAGACGTTGGCAGCGTGAAGCTGTGTCACGCTGTTTATCTCGGCACCGTAATGGTCAAGCCCACTTTCTCTGTCTGGCCACGCCTGGTGCAGGTAAAACTTTCATGGCGTCTACCGTTGCGAAAAAACTACTGAATAGTGGTGAGATTGATCTAGTGTTCTGCTTCTCCCCTTCCATCAATGTTTCCAGCTCCTTTCAGGCCACATTGGAGGGCGTTCTCGGATATCGATTGGATGGACTGTTGGGAGCGAAAGGCCATGTGCTGACCTATCAATCCATGCTCAACCTCGACCAAACGTTCTGGTCACTACTGACGTCGCACCGTACGCTGGTGATATTTGATGAAATACACCACTGCGCAGGCGATCATCTCGGTAACGCCAATGCCTGGGGCCAAAAAATCATCCAGCATATTCAAGGTAATGCGACATATAGTCTTGCGCTGACGGGCACTCCATGGCGTTCGGATCGCATCCCTATTGCATTGACGTCCTAA
- a CDS encoding DUF411 domain-containing protein, which produces MNLLTKSLILFVFAVLAACSASEAPKAQEGIALEVFKSPTCGCCGKWVTHLEESGFNTTVRNQNSLDSIKKKLGVPANMQSCHTGVSADGYFFEGHIPAKFVTAFLANPPENAAGLTVPGMPTGSPGMEMGDRFKPYSVILVKKDGTTEVYAEVASLEEQHQ; this is translated from the coding sequence GTGAATCTTTTAACCAAAAGTCTAATTCTATTTGTTTTTGCCGTATTGGCTGCCTGTTCTGCGTCTGAGGCGCCAAAGGCGCAGGAAGGAATTGCGCTTGAAGTCTTCAAAAGTCCAACCTGTGGGTGTTGTGGTAAGTGGGTCACTCATCTTGAGGAATCGGGCTTTAACACCACCGTTCGAAATCAAAACTCGCTTGATAGCATTAAGAAAAAGCTGGGTGTTCCCGCCAATATGCAATCTTGCCATACCGGAGTGAGTGCGGATGGCTACTTTTTTGAAGGGCATATTCCTGCAAAGTTTGTTACGGCTTTTTTAGCTAACCCGCCGGAAAACGCCGCTGGATTGACCGTGCCAGGAATGCCAACCGGAAGTCCGGGAATGGAAATGGGCGATCGTTTTAAACCATACAGTGTGATTCTGGTGAAAAAGGACGGTACTACCGAGGTATATGCCGAAGTCGCGTCCCTTGAGGAGCAACATCAATGA